The following nucleotide sequence is from Bacteroidales bacterium.
AAGACCAATCAGAACAATCAGCAAGATAGCAGAAGCAATCAAATAAATAAAAATTGAAAGCTGAAAGTTCATAATATCTTTGAAATGCTGTTCATACTCCGCTAGCTCTTCCTTTTTGAATAACCAAATAAGAAGAGGCGGAAAAACAAAAGTTAAGATTCCGCTTAAATGCATAAGAATAACCCAATTGTAGGCATCTTGAGAAAACGTTTTAGGGCTGTTAATTTTCTTGCTTGTTAAGACTTCTAAATCTACCTCTAAAGCCTGCGCAAGAGCCGTTAAAGTGTAAGTACGCGGATCAACTTCTCCACTTTCAATACGCTGAATAGTCCGAACACTAAGACCTGTTTGCTCTGCAAGTTCTTCTTGAGTTAGTCCTTTAAGGATTCTTAATTCTTTAATTTTAGCTCCAATATCTTCCATAATTTTTTTCTGCTAAAGTAGATTGAAATTCAGCGAACACGCCACTTCATTTACCCGACATTTACCCGACATTCGGCTTGAATTAGCTATTGTACGGGCTATTTTCCATACCAATCTAAAATACGAACTTCTATTTCTGAATTTCCAGCCGCAACTAAAGCCTTGAATTTATCTAAATCGCTAAAACCGTTTTTTCCTCTATAATGATATGG
It contains:
- a CDS encoding helix-turn-helix domain-containing protein, which translates into the protein MEDIGAKIKELRILKGLTQEELAEQTGLSVRTIQRIESGEVDPRTYTLTALAQALEVDLEVLTSKKINSPKTFSQDAYNWVILMHLSGILTFVFPPLLIWLFKKEELAEYEQHFKDIMNFQLSIFIYLIASAILLIVLIGLPLLIFIGLFSQVVIIINTIKVMNHRAYHYPLTIQILK